From the Excalfactoria chinensis isolate bCotChi1 chromosome 1, bCotChi1.hap2, whole genome shotgun sequence genome, one window contains:
- the NECAP1 gene encoding adaptin ear-binding coat-associated protein 1: protein MAAAELEYESVLCVKPDVNVYRIPPRTSNRGYRASDWKLDHPDWTGRLRVTSKGKTAYVKLEDKVSGELFAQAPIDQYPGIAVETVTDSSRYFVIRIQDGTGRSAFIGIGFTDRGDAFDFNVSLQDHFKWVKQETEISKETLDADTRPKLDLGFKEGQTIKLSIGNMTTKKGGAAKPRVSGSGGLSLLPPPPGGKTAVPSVPPASSTSIANHVTPPPILKSSNASSAGILLDLDAPAYASKTPTSTATDIWGDFNTASSGVPNQAPQQSNWVQF, encoded by the exons ATGGCGGCGGCTGAGCTGGAGTACGAGTCTGTCCTCTGCGTGAAGCCTGATGTCAATGTGTACCGCATCCCGCCGCGAACCTCGAACCGCGGATACAG ggCATCTGACTGGAAATTGGACCATCCAGATTGGACAGGGAGACTTCGTGTCACCTCCAAAGGCAAAACTGCATATGTAAAACTAGAGGATAAGGTTTCAG GGGAGCTCTTTGCCCAGGCTCCCATAGACCAATATCCTGGCATTGCGGTGGAGACTGTGACAGATTCCAGCCGTTATTTTGTGATTCGGATTCAGGATGGGACTG GACGAAGTGCTTTTATAGGCATTGGTTTCACAGATCGTGGTGATGCCTTTGACTTCAATGTGTCTTTGCAGGATCACTTCAA ATGGGTGAAGCAGGAAACTGAGATCTCCAAGGAGACCCTGGATGCTGACACACGTCCTAAATTGGATTTAGGGTTCAAGGAAGGGCAGACCATCAAACTGAGCATTGGG AACATGACAAcaaagaaaggaggagcagccaagCCTCGTGTGTCTGGATCAGGGGGCCTAAGTCTGCTGCCACCCCCACCAGGAGGCAAAACTGCAGTCCCTTCAGTCCCTCCTGCTTCTTCCACATCAATTGCCAACCATGTCACACCACCACCCATACTGAAATCCAGTAACGCGAGCAGTGCAG GTATTCTACTAGACTTAGATGCTCCTGCATATGCATCCAAGACACCAACGTCAACTGCCACAGACATCTGGGGAGACTTCAACACTGCATCCAG tGGTGTTCCTAATCAGGCTCCTCAGCAGTCCAACTGGGTCCAGTTCTGA